The Bradysia coprophila strain Holo2 chromosome IV unlocalized genomic scaffold, BU_Bcop_v1 contig_81, whole genome shotgun sequence genome has a window encoding:
- the LOC119072236 gene encoding uncharacterized protein LOC119072236 isoform X2, producing MVDISSVIEGTVKFRDGKKWKSRWCVMRKLSPVADCLHLQLYRDSKDRYKQGQTKASLSLQHFLGVESGFTLDKESNTIAIICQDVIVVLAFDTRERLIQWQVKISNNLGDDIQYLVLVSTAPSKAKLSTGPARMHVQDNRFCLTTGVPPKLAGLWDIGYLRRYGVVEGRFCFEGGSRCGKGEGLYVFVTDQGEEITHTLKLASQGKLATKRRAVARKLSAIDSPRKQISPRPPDIIPEDGCLGHIENSTHACICSINRTSYWPSQESRDLDSNYGCGDTVSVSEGNDSFNDVDHFPRNPMSNMERCMSCISKLGAPSMSRSSTATGAGTPASGQPPNWSLITEQSFPNHSNHCPPAQVHLGVKIVQGLDRMSVCSSHGSFGSSGSEYSVPRHTSNSNKNNESWYEHVPSTQRCQNHRASSPCQCCPPRPPKPKTAKPAMPLPITTPLNSSTPNPAHVGPYENYDIPKTPVQIENGFVMENYDTPKKIQEYLTKDMNSNSSTVDSNRYANYDVPASIGNMCGCLLTTNDKPASDTGPRVDCACNRVMSWADNWISLPYCRRGNGIENTGVPINKVKLSGEGKMPVVQPSGELAIYATVDMTKKINRRLLEECECPHEDDEDEGAKTANYMNIDAEKLLAAEKPKTEDGEASDANYTNLEFALSLENYENAKEVLRKAGFSVGELEETLLQCMPRAKLCNKCGHVSRRKLAKSEEGGDRNDQLNQVITNDKPENYMLMEPNQKSRKNFPGYLPMSPATPVVTQPAPPLPSKELIKRIIGEKSASNPSLSGPAVDRSRKRSEQEARIPGSAMMSMHKTGGSPYMRKLLMDNSDLLPVDKRLNARKRSSSADSSRFLEDPDEFESSETLRKSSLSHIEGRRSSSPCIHQETEQCPDNNCCTKPEASTETEDDTSLSTTNPSQNSQSQSVYIRRSASVPCKTQNRDSSSSNDSGVSTGSMRNRTGEFTEFELPLTTSMSARRHQRNMQPAVTCVHSSLPRRSKSFDPLREITFQFQRIKIPEKSTSAEAEIPICQPKSKGYASPNEHVSINGQPYIDSRSTSSGTSDMSDYIETLSLSSHSSSDAPEGMRLVRQATSTLRPRSGKEYQNIDRSIISLTQSNDGRSHSSTPSQLRGLLSCSANYANITPVPENAESPSPGYQSGGSPQDPQAESFMFKN from the exons ACTGCCTCCACCTTCAATTGTACAGAGATTCAAAGGATCGATATAAACAGGGTCAAACAAAAGCCTCGCTTTCACTACAGCATTTTCTTGGTGTTGAATCTGGATTTACATTGGACAAGGAGTCAAACACAATTGCAATCATATGTCAAGATGTAATCGTCGTGCTGGCTTTTGATACAAGGGAACGACTTATACAGTGGCAg gtcaaaatatcaaataatCTCGGAGATGATATACAGTATTTGGTGCTTGTGTCAACTGCTCCGTCGAAAGCTAAATTATCCACTGGTCCGGCTCGGATGCACGTGCAGGATAATCGATTCTGTTTGACAACTGGGGTGCCACCGAAATTGGCAGGTCTTTGGGATATCGGTTATTTGAG GCGTTATGGAGTGGTTGAAGGTCGCTTTTGCTTCGAGGGTGGTTCGAGATGCGGCAAAGGTGAAGGTTTATACGTATTCGTGACCGACCAAGGCGAAGAAATCACGCATACGCTAAAACTGGCATCACAAGGTAAACTAGCAACAAAGAGACGTGCCGTAGCCAGAAAACTATCTGCGATCGATAGTCCACGGAAACAAATCTCTCCTCGGCCGCCAGACATAATACCGGAAGACGGTTGCCTAGGTCACATTGAAAATTCGACGCATGCTTGCATATGCAGCATCAATCGTACATCGTATTGGCCTTCGCAGGAATCACGAGACTTAGACAGTAACTATGGTTGTGGTGATACAGTGTCTGTATCAGAAGGGAATGATAGTTTCAACGATGTCGATCATTTCCCACGGAATCCCATGTCGAATATGGAACGTTGTATGAGTTGCATATCAAAACTTGGTGCTCCATCTATGTCCCGAAGCTCAACCGCAACCGGTGCGGGAACGCCAGCTTCAGGCCAGCCGCCGAATTGGTCACTGATCACCGAGCAAAGCTTTCCGAATCATTCAAATCATTGTCCACCGGCTCAAGTCCATTTAGGAGTTAAAATCGTTCAAGGACTGGACCGGATGTCAGTCTGTTCGTCACACGGCAGCTTTGGCAGCAGTGGTTCGGAATATTCGGTGCCTCGTCACACAAgcaattccaataaaaataatgaatcgTGGTACGAACATGTACCGAGTACACAGCGCTGCCAAAATCACCGAGCTTCCTCCCCGTGCCAGTGCTGTCCGCCTCGTCCACCTAAACCGAAAACTGCAAAGCCAGCAATGCCTTTACCGATAACAACACCACTAAATTCGTCAACACCGAATCCAGCGCACGTAGGACCGTACGAAAACTACGACATCCCGAAGACACCAGTCCAGATAGAGAATGGCTTTGTGATGGAGAACTATGACACACCGAAGAAAATACAAGAGTACCTGACAAAGGACATGAATAGCAACTCGTCAACGGTTGATTCGAATAGGTACGCAAATTATGATGTTCCGGCGAGCATTGGGAACATGTGTGGCTGTTTATTGACTACGAACGACAAACCGGCAAGTGATACTGGACCACGAGTCGACTGTGCTTGCAACAGAGTAATGTCATGGGCGGACAATTGGATTTCGTTGCCGTATTGTCGACGTGGGAATGGAATTGAGAACACTGGCGTGCCAATCAATAAAGTGAAACTGAGTGGAGAGGGCAAAATGCCTGTGGTTCAGCCGAGTGGTGAATTGGCAATCTATGCGACGGTGGATATGACGAAGAAAATTAATCGAAGACTTTTAGAGGAATGTGAATGTCCGCATGAGGATGATGAGGATGAAGGAGCAAAGACTGCCAACTACATGAATATCGACGCGGAAAAATTGCTTGCTGCGGAAAAGCCGAAAACGGAAGACGGAGAAGCCAGTGATGCAAATTATACGAACTTAGAGTTTGCATTGTCGCTGGAAAACTATGAAAACGCCAAAGAAGTGCTGAGGAAGGCGGGCTTTTCCGTTGGTGAGTTGGAAGAAACTCTTCTTCAATGCATGCCCAGAGCAAAGCTTTGTAATAAATGTGGCCATGTGAGCAGAAGGAAGCTGGCTAAGAGTGAAGAGGGCGGTGATAGAAATGATCAACTGAATCAAGTGATAACAAACGATAAGCCTGAAAATTATATGTTAATGGAGCCGAATCAAAAGAGTCGAAAAAACTTTCCCGGTTACTTACCCATGTCTCCTGCAACTCCAGTCGTAACACAACCTGCACCACCTTTGCCATCTAAAGAATTGATCAAACGAATTATCGGTGAAAAGTCGGCAAGCAATCCGTCGTTGTCGGGTCCTGCTGTAGATCGAAGTCGAAAACGTTCTGAGCAGGAGGCTAGAATTCCGGGCAGTGCAATGATGTCAATGCACAAAACAGGTGGAAGTCCTTATATGCGTAAGCTTCTTATGGATAACAGTGATCTATTGCCAGTGGATAAACGACTGAATGCAAGGAAACGGTCGTCATCAGCAGATTCGTCGAGATTCCTGGAGGATCCAGATGAATTCGAAAGTTCGGAAACGTTGCGAAAATCCTCGCTCAGCCACATTGAAGGCAGACGCTCTTCGTCACCATGCATTCACCAAGAGACTGAACAATGTCCAGACAATAATTGTTGCACAAAGCCAGAAGCATCCACTGAAACAGAAGATGACACTTCACTGTCGACAACCAATCCCAGCCAAAACTCTCAATCCCAATCTGTGTATATTAGACGGTCAGCGAGTGTTCCATGCAAAACACAGAATCGTGATTCATCAAGCTCTAACGATTCCGGAGTATCAACCGGATCAATGCGAAACCGAACCGGTGAATTCACCGAATTCGAATTGCCACTGACCACATCCATGTCGGCAAGACGACATCAACGAAACATGCAACCAGCCGTCACGTGTGTCCATTCGTCGCTGCCTCGCCGATCAAAATCGTTTGATCCGCTCAGGGAGATCACCTTCCAATTCCAAAGAATTAAGATACCAGAGAAGAGCACATCCGCCGAAGCCGAAATACCAATTTGTCAACCAAAGAGCAAGGGATACGCAAGTCCGAACGAACACGTGTCCATAAACGGTCAACCATACATTGACTCGCGAAGCACCAGTAGCGGAACATCCGATATGTCAGATTACATTGAAACACTGTCACTGTCCAGTCACAGTTCATCTGACGCTCCTGAAGGAATGAG ATTGGTCCGACAAGCAACGTCAACATTACGACCTCGTTCTGGTAAAGAATATCAGAACATTGACCGGTCCATTATATCATTGACACAGTCAAATGATGGAAGAAGTCACTCATCGACACCGTCTCAACTGAGAGGTTTACTGTCGTGCTCTGCAAATTATGCCAATATAACTCCAGTTCCAGAAAATGCCGAATCGCCTAGTCCTGGCTACCAAAGTGGAGGCTCACCACAAGATCCTCAAGCAGAATCATTTATGTTTAAG AACTAG